gtgctcccccatcatcgctacatgatgtgggactaaaccccaagtgaccaccgagttctcgatcttaGAGCTGCCTTGCAGCCGGCCTGGCTCGTGACcacgagcctacgctcccacaAGTCCTAGGTCCACCGGAATGGTTCTccctgccttatatgttgtgctcccccaccatcgctacacgatgtgggactaaaccccaacagtgGCTAtcaaaaagtcatcaacaacctATACGAGTAGTAATTAGCAATGGGACGGAAGAGATGAGAAGAGACATGCAGAGCGAGGGGTGAGCATGAAGGATGTGCATGGCAAGCAAGCATATGGTGGTCGCTGGagacacgcacgcacgcacaacGAGGCATGGTGACGATTCACTCATGGCTAGGTGGTGAACTCGAAGACCTTGCCGATGATCTCGAGTTCGGTGGGGATCTGCCAGACTAAGAGCAGCACGTTGACGGCGTTGAGCGCAATGTGGAGGCTGTGTGCGGTCTCGTCCCCCTTCTGCATCGTCGGGACgagggcggccgcggccgcccaTAGGACGGTGATGGCAGCGCCCGCGAAGAGGTGCGGGCCCGGGAACAGCTTGCCGGTGCGGAACCAGGTGTTGAGCGCGCCGTCGACGGACTCGAGCACGTCGAGGCCGAGCAGGATGGACCCCACATTGAAATGCTGGTCCCGGAACGACCCCTTGATCAGCGCCTTCCATTCCTCGGTGAGCTCCTCGATCTTGATCTCCACCGGCGATTTGGGAGCGGGAGGCGGGGAGGAGTCTGCGCCGGCTCCGACCGCGGAGGGAGTGGCGGCAGGCTTTCGCTCGTTGACCTCGTCCTGGATGGTTCGCACCCGGCACCACTGCCAGCCGAGGTAGGTTGCCCAGAGCATGTATGCGAAGAGCCCGCCCATGGCGAGCGGGTGCAGCAGCGCGAAGCTCTGGCCCTCCAGAATCCCAAACTCGCCGCCCACCGCTAGCGCCTCGTCCGGCGGCAGCGCCAGCAGCGCCGTGACCGCCGCGGCGACGAACACCGGCGCCACCGCCTCCAGGCACAGCAGGGGAGGAGCGGTGACGGTGGTTGGTACTGGTAGTAGATGCGGCCTGTTGCTGTTCTTGGACGTTGGTGGGGGCCCGCCGGTACCGGAGGCGGTGCAGGTCACCAGGAGGAGCCAGGCCCGGACGGGCGTGAGCGGCGCGGCCAtggcgctgctgctgcttcttcaatTCACGGTCCAGTCGCTTACTAAGGCTGGGAAGGTCAGAAGCGTGAGTgcatgcagcctgttcgggaggccgtatcgtatcgtggattatttactgctgtctggtttggtgtgagagaaaaacactgttttcggctagaaatttacgatcgtttacgagcaagcgaacaggctgacggGCGCTGGCTCTAAGCCGGCCGACCACCAGCAGGCCCAGATCTAGCCGTCTGGCAGCTGCTACAGGTGCTTGGGAAGGCATGCGCGAGCTGGCCCTGCAGGACACCGCTAGACCGGCCGCTAGGCACGCGCAAGGCGTGGCTTACACCAGCAGCCTACCCCACTGAAATGCGAGCACACAGACGTCTGACCTTCCTAGCTCACCACTGCGGCCGCGGGGCGTGAGCGACACGAGAGGGGCACAAGTGCAGGCCTGCCCCACGGCCGTGAGCGCACGCGCGGGCGCCTCGGGCCCCGCTGCCACCGCTGCCGGCCCCGGCCATGGGTGCGCGCGAGCCTAGCTGACCGCCGTAGATGACGCCCCACCGCCGGCCAGGCGCCGCCGCAGCCATAGGCGCGGCCCTCGCAGGCCACCGCCAAGCGCGAGTGTAGGCGAGCGCGAGCCGCCTGTCGGCCTGGCCGGTCGCCCACCGCAGGTGAGGGGCGCCAAAGGCGCGAGCCCacctggctggctggctgcctCTTCCTACTCTTTTCCCTTCTGCGTTTCCTGAAGAAAAGAGcaaggaagaggtaggagaggaTAAAGATGCCCAGCCAAATCCCATACGCTGGTTGGGCAACTCTCGAACGAAAAAAGGGGAATttcttgtgtgccattaaaaaagatcgtaatgcTCTGTGTGCCTctggaaaagttcagcggtcttcagcgccactgctctaactttttttgTGAacgtggcatggagggcacaaaaaagttggagcagtggcttATATAGGCAAGAGTTGGAGGAGGAACGGATGCATTTGCATGCATGGGTGCAGATGCAAGTATGGTAGTCGTATTAATGGTgaccaaccccaaccaccgaccaCCTCGGTAGCAACGTGCACACAACCCAAGCCGTCTCTTAGATACATGTATGCATGTGTAAGTATAAATGTTCCTGCATGGTTCGTGaattgtttttatctgatggtaaggagaagaggtattaaatgtgtccacctgctcgacttgtttttatctgatggtagcataGATGGGAGGCATTAAATATGTTCACCTGCTTTCGACCCACCCTGCGTAGGTGaagatatcgagtgctttcaaatTTATTGAGTGAATTTTTGGATAGCTTAGGGAGACACTCGTGAATGCATGGAAATTTACTGTCTAGTATCTATTGATAGTAAATTCATTAATGTAAAGGAAGAAGGCACATGTGATGTAAATTCCTCCTGTCATAGTAACTTTTTTTATGTAAAGGACACGTGAAAGCACAGTGATATAAATCCCCCTACCGTAGTATCTTTTTATATGCGAAGTACACCTACAGTTATATTGTCCTTGCATGCATGGTCATTCAAATTTTCATCTACTTCATTGAATTCGTCCACTTGCTTCATCTATCCACTGCCGAATGCATGGAGGAAGGCTAGTTGTGACACGCTTCATCTGAGTCatggaatttctatctaacgcaccaactaaaTAGAACATACGTGGACACCCTGGGAAGCCGCCTAGACGGCGTGCCTTCATATCTCTAATGTGGAAGGTTGTTTGGTCTTTTCACTATTTTGCCAACATGTCTGTCCACGAAAAGAATGCAACTCTCGTTTCTTGAGAAGTCAAACAGTTTGAACTTcgactaaaattatataaaaaatactaacattcagGATACAAATcaaataccattagattagttatacaatatatttttataataaaattattt
The DNA window shown above is from Miscanthus floridulus cultivar M001 unplaced genomic scaffold, ASM1932011v1 fs_570_3_4, whole genome shotgun sequence and carries:
- the LOC136532295 gene encoding uncharacterized protein, whose protein sequence is MAAPLTPVRAWLLLVTCTASGTGGPPPTSKNSNRPHLLPVPTTVTAPPLLCLEAVAPVFVAAAVTALLALPPDEALAVGGEFGILEGQSFALLHPLAMGGLFAYMLWATYLGWQWCRVRTIQDEVNERKPAATPSAVGAGADSSPPPAPKSPVEIKIEELTEEWKALIKGSFRDQHFNVGSILLGLDVLESVDGALNTWFRTGKLFPGPHLFAGAAITVLWAAAAALVPTMQKGDETAHSLHIALNAVNVLLLVWQIPTELEIIGKVFEFTT